From one Coregonus clupeaformis isolate EN_2021a unplaced genomic scaffold, ASM2061545v1 scaf0424, whole genome shotgun sequence genomic stretch:
- the LOC123484732 gene encoding guanylyl cyclase-activating protein 1-like — protein MGNSTGSTVEDLQAVEKHLWYKKFMTECPSGQLTLHEFKQFFGLRGLDAEANAYIEQMFRTFDMNKDGYIDFLEYVAALSLVMRGKMEHKLRWYFKLYDVDGNGCIDRSELLNIIKAIRAINGNENQEVDAEEFTNRVFDKIDVNGDGELSLEEFVAGAHTDEDFMEVMMKTLDLTHIVAMIHNRRHSV, from the exons ATGGGTAACTCTACAGGATCCACCGTGGAAGATCTCCAGGCCGTGGAGAAGCACCTCTGGTATAAGAAGTTCATGACAGAGTGTCCTTCGGGTCAGCTCACCCTGCATGAGTTCAAGCAGTTCTTTGGGCTCCGGGGACTGGATGCTGAAGCCAACGCCTACATCGAGCAGATGTTCCGCACGTTCGATATGAACAAG GATGGCTACATAGACTTCTTGGAATATGTGGCTGCTCTGAGTCTGGTAATGCGGGGTAAAATGGAACATAAGCTCCGCTGGTACtttaagctgtatgatgtggacGGCAACGGGTGCATTGATCGAAGTGAGCTGCTAAACATCATAAAG GCAATCCGTGCAATCAATGGGAATGAAAACCAGGAAGTTGATGCGGAGGAGTTCACCAACCGGGTGTTTGACAAGATAGACGTCAACGGAGATG GGGAGCTGTCTTTGGAGGAGTTTGTGGCAGGAGCTCACACTGACGAAGACTTCATGGAAGTGATGATGAAGACCTTGGATCTCACCCACATAGTCGCCATGATCCACAACCGGAGGCACAGTGTTTAG